One genomic segment of Capricornis sumatraensis isolate serow.1 chromosome 6, serow.2, whole genome shotgun sequence includes these proteins:
- the LOC138080752 gene encoding LOW QUALITY PROTEIN: uncharacterized protein (The sequence of the model RefSeq protein was modified relative to this genomic sequence to represent the inferred CDS: deleted 3 bases in 2 codons; substituted 1 base at 1 genomic stop codon) — translation MGQTHSRQLFAHMLSVMLKHRGITISKPKLINFLSFIEEVCPWFPREGTVSLETWKKVGEQIRTHYTLHGPEKVPVETLSFWTLIRDCLDFDNDELKRLGNLLKQEENPLHVPDSEPKYAVPKGIEGDPPFCNLSRPPDNDDSLSSTDEAELDEEAAKYHQEDWGFLAQQKGASTSKDDLVECLKNLTVALQNSGIKLPSNNSKSPSAPPLPPGYAPSVVAGLDPPPGPPPPPSENVSPLQKALRQAQRLGEVVSDFSLAFPVFEHNNQHFYEALPFKQLKELKIACSQYGPTAPFTVAMIESLGTQNLPPNDWKQIARACLSGGDYLLWKSEYVEQCARIADVNRQQGIQTSYEMLIGEGAFQATNTQLNFLPGAYAQISNAARQAWKKLPSSSTKTEDLSKVRQGPDEPYQDFMARLLDTIGKIMSDEKAGMVLAKQLAFENANSACQAALRPYRKKADLSDYIRICADIGPSYMQGIAMAATLQGKNIKEVLFQQQANISFYGLTTQYPMCFSYQLQHPHCIQVSADISYPQVTISGIDEKTGKRSHCDGTGPLDIPFCGKHLSIRIGIDTPWTLCRARVASVYNINNANTTFLXDWAPGRKPDFPEYQGQHPPILSVNAAHTYQTELWKLLAAFCHGNSLYLQPNISGSKYGNVGVTGFLYPRACVPYPFMLIQSHVEIALSLNIYHLNCSNCILTNCIRGVAKGEQVIIVKQPAFVMLPVEITEAWYDETALKLLQRINTALNRTKKSVSLIVLGIVSLITLIATAVTASVSLAQSIQAAHTVDSLSYNVTKVMRTQEDIDRKIEDRLSALYDVVRVLGEQVQSISFRMKIQCHANYKWICVTKKAYNASDFPWDKVKKHLQGIWFNTNVSLDLLQLHNEILNIKNSPKATLNIADTVDNFLQNLFSNFPSLHSLWRSIIAVGAVLIVVLIVICLAPCFICSIVKKFLHMKILIHKNMLQHRHLMELLKKNKERGAAGDRP, via the exons atgggacagacgcatagtcgtcaattgtttgcacatatgttatctgtaatgttaaaacaccggggaattactatttccaaacctaaattaatcaattttctttcatttattgaggaagtttgcccttggttccccagagaaggcacagtAAGTTTAGAGACGTGGAAgaaggtaggggaacaaattcggactcattatactttacatggccctgaaaaggttcctgtagaaactttatccttttggacactaattcgtgattgcctggactttgataatgatgaattaaaacgtttaggaaatttgttaaaacaggaagaaaatcctcttcatgttcctgattcgGAGCCCAAGTATGCTGTTCCCAAGGGAATTGAAGGTGACCCTCCGTTTTGTAACTTATCGCGTCCGCCGGAtaatgatgattcactttcctccacagatgaggcggAATTAGAcgaagaggctgctaaataccatcaagaagattggggttttttggcacaacaa aagggggcgtcaacatctaaagatgatttggttgaatgtttaaaaaatctcactgttgctttacAAAActcaggaatcaagcttcctagtAACAACTCCAAATCTCCTTCTGCTCCGCCTCTTCCCCCTGGCTATGCTCCTTCCGTagttgctggtctcgatccccctccggggcctcctcctccgccatctgaaaatgtgtctccgctacaaaaggcattgagacaagcacaacgacttggtgaggttgtctccgatttttctcttgcttttcctgtctttgaacataATAACCAGCATTTCTATGAAGCGCTgcctttcaagcaattgaaagagttaaagattgcttgctcacaatacggtcctaccgctccattcactGTTGCTATGATAGAAAGTTTGGGTACTCagaatctacccccaaatgattggaaacaaatagctagagcttgtctttcggggggagattatttattatggaaatctgaatatgTTGAACAGTGTGCTCGTATAGCCGATGttaatcggcagcaaggtatacaaacctcctatgaaatgttgattggtgaaggcgctttccaggctactaatactcaacttAATTTCTTACCTGGTGCATATGCACAAATATCAAATGCAGCCCgacaggcatggaaaaaactccctagctccagtactaagacagaagatctttcaaaggtccgacagggacctgatgagccttatcaggacttcatggcacgactcttagatactataggtaagataatgtcagatgaaaaggctgggatggtattagcaaaacaattggcttttgaaaacgctaactctgcctgtcaagctgctttacgaccttatagaaagaaggcagatctgtctgattatattcgtatttgtgctgacattggaccctcctatatgcaaggcattgcTATGGCAGCgacattacaaggaaaaaacattaaagaggtactttttcagcaacaagccaatatctccttttatggtcttactacgcaatatcctatgtgcttttcttatcaattacagcatcctcactgtatacaggtgtcagctgatatatcctatcctcaagtgactatttctggcattgaTGAAAAAACCGGAAAAAGATCGCACTGTGACGGAActggacctctcgacattccgttttgtggcaaacatctaagcatccgcataggaatagacactccttggactttatgtcgagcccgggttgcgtcggtgtacaacatcaacaatgccaataccaccttTTTATGAGATTGGGCACCTGGAAGAAAAcctgattttcctgaatatcaaggacagcatccacccattctctctgtaaacgCTGCTCACACAtatcaaacagaactgtggaaacttttggctgctttttgtcatggcaatagtctatatttacaacccaatatcagtgggagtaaatatggtaatgtaggagttacggggtttttatatccccgagcttgtgtcccttacccatttaTGTTGATACAAAGCCATGTGGAAATAGCATtgtcattgaatatttatcatttaaattgttctaattgcatacttaccaattgcataagaggtgttgcaaaaggagaacaagttataatagtaaaacaacctgcttttgtaatgttaccagttgaaataactgaagcttggtatgacgagactgctttaaaattgctacaacgcattaacacggctcttaaCCGCACTAAAAAAAGTGTGAGCCTGATTGTTCTGGGTATAGTATCtttaatcacccttatagcaactgctgttactgcttctgtatctctggcacaatccattcaagctgctcatactgtagattccttgtcatataacgttactaaagtaatgagaacacaagaagatatagatagaaaaatagaagatagattatcagctttatatgatgtggttagagttctaggagaacaagttcagagcattagctttcgcatgaaaattcaatgtcatgctaattataaatggatttgtgttacaaaaaaggcttataatgcatctgactttccatgggataaggtgaaaaaacatctacaaggaatttggtttaatactaatgtttctctagacctattgcaattacataatgaaattcttaatattaaaaattctcctaaagctactctAAACATAGCTGATACTGTTgacaattttttacaaaatttattttctaacttccctagcttgcattcactgtggcgaagcataattgctgtgggcgcggttttgattgttgtgcttatcgtgatttgttTGGCTCCTTGTTTTATTTGTAGTATTGTTAAAAAATTCTTACAcatgaaaattctgatacataaaaacatgttgcaacaccgacaccttatggagcttttaaaa aaaaataaagagaggggagctgcgggggacCGCCCgtaa